The Catellatospora citrea DNA segment GTCGCATGAGCCCGGAGCACCGACACACGCAGCCCGTCGACACCAGGCGCGTCGACGCCCGCGAGAAGGTCACCGGCGCCGCGCTGTACGCCACCGACCTGCACCCCGACCAGCTCGCCCACGCGACGCTGGCCACCGCGACCATCGGCCGCGGCCGCATCGCCGACCTGGACGTCTCCGCCGCCGCCGCGGTGCCCGGCGTGCTGCTCGTGCTCTCCCACCTCGACCACCTGGACCTGCAGTCCCCCGGGTTCGTCATGGGCGGCGGCTACGGCGTGCAGAGCCTGCAGCCGCTGCTCGACGACCGCATCGCCTACCGCGGCCAGGCCATCGCCCTGGTCGTCGCCGAGACGCTGACCGCCGCGACCGAGGCCGCGAACCTGGTACGCGCCCGCTACGAGACCGAGCCGTTCGCGGCCACCCTCGACTCCCCCGGCGTCGAGCGCATCGCCCAGCCCACGGCCATCCCGCTGCCGTTCCTGGCCGACATCGACGTCGGCGACGCCGAATCCGCGTACGCGGCCGCGCCGCTGCACGTCGACGCCACCTACGACCAGCCCGCGCAGCACCAGAACCCGATGGAGCTGATCGGCGCGACCGTCTGGTGGCGCGGCGACACCCTCATCGTGCACGAGGGCACCCAGAGCGCCGGCGCCATCCGCCACGGCCTGGCCCAGCAGCTCGCCATCGACGCCGCGAACATCGAAGTCATCTCGCCGTACACCGGCGGCGGCTTCGGGCAGAAGAACTCGCTCCAGATCCACATCGCACCGCTGGCGCTGGCGGCCCGCAGGATCGGCCGCCCGGTCAAGCTCGTCGTGTCGCGCACGCAGCTGTTCCACCACACCAGCTTCCGGCCCGCGAGCCGGCACCGGATCCGGCTGGGCGCCGACGAGCACGGCCGCATGGTCGCCGCGATCCACGAGGTCGAGCACCAGACCTCCCGGCACGACCTGTTCCCGCTGATGTACAACGAGATCACCGCACGGCTGTACGGCATCCGCGACTTCCGCGGCCGGCAGACCTTCGCCCGCATGGACACCCAGACCCCCGGCTTCATGCGCGCCCCGTTCGAGCACCCGGCCGCGTTCGCGTTCGAGTCCGCCGTCGACGAGCTCGCCTACGCCGCCAACCGCGACCCGCTCGAATTCCGCCTCGCCAACGACACCACCGTCGACCCGGTCAGCGGCGAGCCGTTCTCGTCCCGCCACCTGGCCCAGTGCCTGCGCCGCGGCGCGAAGACGTTCGGCTGGAGCGCCCGCCGGCAGCGCCCGGCCAGCATGCGCGCCGAGGACGGCTCGCTGGTCGGCTGGGGCGTCGCGGTCGGCGCGTACCCGGCGTCGATCGTGCCCGCCACCTCGCACGTGGTCGCCGGCGCGGACGGCCGGGTCCGCGTCGAGGTCGACGGGCACGAGATGGGCCAGGGCATCCGGTCCACCATCGCCCTGCTGGTCGCCGAGGACCTCGGCATCGACGTGCGGCACGTCGACATCGTCGTCGGGGACACCCGGGTCGCGACGCAGCACCTGACCGCCGGGTCCTGGGGCACCGCCTCCGCGCTCGGCGCGGTGCACGCGGCGCTGCGAGAACTGCGCAAGCAGCTCGGCGCGGACGTCGGCGGCCCGGTGGACGTCTCCGCCGCGGTCCGCGCGGCGAGCCGCGACACCGTCGAGGCTCGTGCCGCGACGCTCGGGCCGGGCCAGACGGAGCAGGACGGCGAACGCGCCCGCCAGGGCCACCCCGTCATCGCCGGGCCGGAGTTCCCCGGATACAGCACGTTCAGCTGGATCGCCCACTTCGTCGAGGTGCGCGTCGAGCCGACGACCTGCCGCATCCGCGTGCCCCGCGTCGTCAGCGTCGCCGACTGCGGCCGGGTCGCCAGCCCCGTCACCGCCGCCAGCCAGGTGCGCGGCGGCATCGTCTGGGGCATCGGCGCGAGCCTGCGCGAAGCCGGCGAGGTCGACCCCCGCTACGGCGGCTTCCTCAACGCCAGCCTCGAGGAATACCCGGTGCCGGTCAACGCCGACATCGGCACCCTCGACGTCGACTTCATCGGCGAACCCGACCTGCGCTTCCACCCCGTCGGGGTGAAGGGCCTCGGCGAGGTCAGCATGGTCGGCGTCGCCGCGGCCGTCGCCAACGCCGTCTACCACGCCACCGGCGTGCGCCACCGCCGCCTGCCGATCCGCATCGAGGACGTGCTCGCCGGGGCGACCGCGTAGGCCGGCGTGCCCGCTGTGCGCCGCCTGTGATCACTGGACGTCGCCTGTACACCATCCACGCATCCCGGCATGGAACCGACATCGTCGCGCTCTTCTGCCAGGACCGTCGGAGGTTGCCTGGGCGCTTCGCCGAGGAAATCGCGGCAGCGTCGGAAGCTCACCGATCCCAAGGAGGCGAGCTTCCATGATGAAGTTCTCGAAGAAGACCCTGGTCACGGCCGGAGCAGCGGGTGTACTGGCGCTGGGCATCGCCGCGCCCGCCACGGCATGGGCGGCCGAAGGCAGCGGATCCGCGTCCACCGCGACCGCGTCGCAAGCCAAGGACAAGGGCGGCCAGCGGGCCGAACATCAGCAGAAGCTGGCCGAGGCGCTCGCCAAGGAACTCGGCGTCGACCAGGCCAAGGTCTCGGCCGCGCTGGAGAAGGTGCAGTCCCAGCTGCGCCCCGACGCCAAGGCCCGTGACAAGTCCGGCGACAAGACCGCCGACCGCACCCAGCAGCTCAAGGACCGGCTGGCCGCGGCCGTCAAGGCCGGCAAGCTGACCCAGGCCGAAGCAGACGCGATCACCAAGGCGGCCGAGGCGGGCGTGCTCGGCGGCCACGGCCACGCACCGGACCGTGCCTCCTCCAGCGAGTCCGGCAAGTGACCCGGCGGGCGGCGTCCGGAATGCTCCGGACGCCGCCCGCTCGCGGTCAACACGTGAGCACCGTGTGAGCGAACCAGCTCATGCCGCGCTAACAGGACATGCGATGGGCTGTCCCCATGAACGACGTGCGCACCCCGCTCCCCCGACGATTCCGCCCGCGACGACATCCGCTCGGCCGCGGCCTCCGGCGCACGCCGAGCGGGCCCGGCGTCATCGTCGCGTTCGCGTAAACGGTTCCGCGCCCATGGCCCGCGTACTCCTGATCGACGATCACCGCCCGGCCCGCGAAGGCCTGCGCTTGGCGCTGACCAGGCACGGCCACATTGTCGACACCGCCGACAGCGGCGAGCAGGGCCTCGCCCGACTGCGTACGTTCGCCGCCCAGGTCGTCGTGCTCGACCTCGCACTGCCCGGCATGGACGGCTTCGACGTGTGCCGCCACCTGCGGGACGAAGGCGACCTGCCGATCATCGTGTTGACCGCCCGCGACGACGACATCGACGTCGTCGCCGCCCTGGAGGCGGGCGCAGACGACTACGTGGTCCAGCCCGTGCACGCCCGGATCGTCGAAGCACGCATCCGCGCGGTCCTGCGGCGTGCCTGCCGCACGTCGGGCAGATCGGCCCGGCCCGAGGGATCCGAGCAGCACGGCGCGCTGAGCATCAACCGGGCCTCGCTCTGCGTCGGCAAACACGGCCGGCGCGTCCGGCTCGCCCCCACCGAGATGCGGCTGCTGCTCACCCTGTCGGCCACACCCGGCCGGGTGCACAGCCGCCACCAGCTGCTCGAAGCCGTCTGGCAGCACGACTTCCTCGGCGACTCCCGCCTGGTCGACGCCTGCGTGCAACGCCTGCGCGCCAAAATCGAGGACGACACGACCACCCCGGTGTACGTGCAGACGGTCCGCGGCTTCGGCTACCGCTTCGGCCCGCTGTGATCCCACACCCCGCCCCTTGATCGTCCGACTTGCCAGGCAGGTGGGCGTATCTTGACCGCGCTTTCGCACACCTGC contains these protein-coding regions:
- a CDS encoding response regulator transcription factor, with amino-acid sequence MARVLLIDDHRPAREGLRLALTRHGHIVDTADSGEQGLARLRTFAAQVVVLDLALPGMDGFDVCRHLRDEGDLPIIVLTARDDDIDVVAALEAGADDYVVQPVHARIVEARIRAVLRRACRTSGRSARPEGSEQHGALSINRASLCVGKHGRRVRLAPTEMRLLLTLSATPGRVHSRHQLLEAVWQHDFLGDSRLVDACVQRLRAKIEDDTTTPVYVQTVRGFGYRFGPL
- a CDS encoding xanthine dehydrogenase family protein molybdopterin-binding subunit, which translates into the protein MSPEHRHTQPVDTRRVDAREKVTGAALYATDLHPDQLAHATLATATIGRGRIADLDVSAAAAVPGVLLVLSHLDHLDLQSPGFVMGGGYGVQSLQPLLDDRIAYRGQAIALVVAETLTAATEAANLVRARYETEPFAATLDSPGVERIAQPTAIPLPFLADIDVGDAESAYAAAPLHVDATYDQPAQHQNPMELIGATVWWRGDTLIVHEGTQSAGAIRHGLAQQLAIDAANIEVISPYTGGGFGQKNSLQIHIAPLALAARRIGRPVKLVVSRTQLFHHTSFRPASRHRIRLGADEHGRMVAAIHEVEHQTSRHDLFPLMYNEITARLYGIRDFRGRQTFARMDTQTPGFMRAPFEHPAAFAFESAVDELAYAANRDPLEFRLANDTTVDPVSGEPFSSRHLAQCLRRGAKTFGWSARRQRPASMRAEDGSLVGWGVAVGAYPASIVPATSHVVAGADGRVRVEVDGHEMGQGIRSTIALLVAEDLGIDVRHVDIVVGDTRVATQHLTAGSWGTASALGAVHAALRELRKQLGADVGGPVDVSAAVRAASRDTVEARAATLGPGQTEQDGERARQGHPVIAGPEFPGYSTFSWIAHFVEVRVEPTTCRIRVPRVVSVADCGRVASPVTAASQVRGGIVWGIGASLREAGEVDPRYGGFLNASLEEYPVPVNADIGTLDVDFIGEPDLRFHPVGVKGLGEVSMVGVAAAVANAVYHATGVRHRRLPIRIEDVLAGATA